One Allostreptomyces psammosilenae DNA segment encodes these proteins:
- a CDS encoding helix-turn-helix domain-containing protein: MAAHQAPDVWLHPELRAAVAAEDWGVVFRVWRRLVGVSQTVLGSRTGLAQSDVSAIERGHRRVTSTEVRQRVVEGLGVPAELLTGPSGSVPRPRRPDDAHTAPTTRGIPGHGGQGHGGQGHGDHLGAGRSNTGRSSAGGRSGGGPPHGQGDGVDYTGAAVVPGLPSLALPSIAPDPDMLDRLTATTTGAVRPDATCLDWLERLLAEHRRAEDTLGSRPLRGIMAQQLRTVVDLHHRARGSVVNRVVRLAAEHAQFMAWLCQDQGEHGAALAWYDRAHDWGLEAGDHDMAATTLSMKSHLAWSTGNSRRCVTLAEAARWSCPDASLGVRGMAAQMAARGHALAGEAEPARRLLREAEALVRGAAERQDNPAWMYFYDETWFRLQRGMAEMHLRAWRTAVELISSGLAQLPETYRRDRAWYRACLAHALVGAGDPEQAASVALATVKDAAEVGRPHSWHELHATAALLVRRRSRHGRELVEALRAHD; this comes from the coding sequence GTGGCAGCTCATCAGGCACCGGACGTGTGGCTCCATCCGGAGCTGCGGGCCGCGGTGGCCGCCGAGGACTGGGGCGTGGTGTTCCGGGTCTGGCGCAGGCTGGTCGGCGTCAGCCAGACCGTCCTGGGCAGCCGTACCGGCCTGGCGCAGTCGGACGTCTCGGCCATCGAACGGGGTCATCGGCGGGTGACCTCCACGGAGGTGCGGCAGCGCGTCGTGGAGGGGCTGGGTGTTCCGGCCGAGCTGCTGACCGGCCCGAGCGGTTCCGTGCCACGGCCGCGACGCCCCGACGACGCCCACACCGCGCCGACCACCCGGGGGATCCCGGGCCATGGCGGGCAGGGACACGGCGGGCAGGGACACGGCGACCACCTCGGCGCCGGCCGGAGCAACACCGGCCGGAGCAGCGCCGGCGGGCGAAGCGGCGGCGGCCCCCCGCACGGGCAGGGCGACGGCGTCGACTACACCGGAGCCGCCGTCGTTCCCGGGCTGCCGTCGCTGGCCCTGCCGTCGATCGCGCCCGACCCCGACATGCTGGACCGCCTCACCGCCACCACCACCGGCGCCGTCCGCCCGGACGCCACCTGCCTGGACTGGCTGGAGCGGTTGCTGGCCGAGCACCGGCGGGCGGAGGACACCCTGGGGTCGCGGCCGCTGCGCGGCATCATGGCGCAGCAACTGCGCACGGTCGTGGACCTGCACCACCGGGCCCGGGGGTCCGTGGTGAACCGGGTGGTGCGGTTGGCGGCCGAGCACGCCCAGTTCATGGCCTGGCTGTGCCAGGACCAGGGCGAGCACGGGGCGGCGCTGGCCTGGTACGACCGGGCGCACGACTGGGGGTTGGAGGCCGGCGACCACGACATGGCCGCCACCACGCTCTCCATGAAGTCGCACCTGGCCTGGTCGACGGGGAACAGCCGGCGCTGTGTGACGCTGGCCGAGGCGGCCCGGTGGTCCTGCCCGGACGCCTCGCTGGGCGTGCGGGGCATGGCGGCGCAGATGGCGGCCCGGGGGCACGCGCTGGCCGGTGAGGCGGAGCCGGCGCGGCGGCTGCTGCGGGAGGCGGAGGCGCTGGTGCGGGGCGCGGCGGAGCGCCAGGACAATCCGGCGTGGATGTACTTCTACGACGAGACGTGGTTCCGCCTGCAGCGCGGCATGGCGGAGATGCACCTGCGGGCGTGGCGGACGGCGGTGGAGCTGATCTCCTCGGGGCTGGCCCAGCTGCCGGAGACCTACCGGCGGGACCGCGCCTGGTACCGGGCGTGTCTGGCGCACGCGCTGGTCGGGGCCGGGGACCCGGAGCAGGCGGCGTCGGTGGCGCTGGCGACGGTGAAGGACGCCGCCGAGGTGGGGCGGCCGCACTCGTGGCACGAGCTGCACGCCACGGCGGCGCTGCTGGTGCGGCGGCGTTCCCGGCACGGGCGGGAGCTGGTGGAGGCCCTGCGCGCCCACGACTGA
- a CDS encoding phosphatase domain-containing protein, with amino-acid sequence MTRPATTPLAVFDLDGTLADVRHRLHFLEQRPKDWDGFFAAAVDDPPLAHGVELALASAAECEVVYVTGRPERCRTDTLDWLTRHGLPVGQLVMRRGGDRRPARVTKPELLLRLARRRTVAVVVDDDELVCDAYERAGFQVLRARWMEQQPVLTRAQEDEGRT; translated from the coding sequence ATGACGCGGCCCGCGACCACTCCCCTGGCCGTGTTCGACCTGGACGGCACGCTGGCCGACGTCCGGCACCGGCTGCACTTCCTGGAGCAGCGGCCCAAGGACTGGGACGGCTTCTTCGCCGCGGCCGTGGACGATCCGCCGCTGGCGCACGGGGTGGAGCTGGCCCTGGCCAGCGCGGCCGAGTGCGAGGTGGTGTACGTCACTGGGCGTCCGGAGCGGTGCCGTACGGACACCCTGGACTGGCTGACCCGGCACGGCCTGCCGGTCGGGCAGCTGGTGATGCGGCGCGGCGGCGACCGCCGGCCGGCCCGGGTCACCAAGCCTGAGCTGCTGCTGCGGCTCGCCCGGCGCCGGACCGTCGCCGTCGTGGTGGACGACGACGAGCTGGTCTGCGACGCCTACGAGCGCGCCGGCTTCCAGGTGCTGCGCGCCCGCTGGATGGAGCAGCAGCCGGTGCTCACCCGCGCCCAGGAGGACGAGGGCCGCACCTGA
- a CDS encoding restriction endonuclease translates to MAEVDVAAPSVVEWSLKPGDEIERKQLHAMYGGRTQGGIGPSAKTPNVMIFTDPIAGEKHGYYDGWMPDGFFHYSGEGQYGDQRMLSGNASILNHKAEGRALRLFQGARGTVTYLGEFTAEGWYEADAPETGDGPLRKVIVFRLRPLDAPVQEPRTKLGRLLRGQRETVTQIDIERQETEKSFVEPNREPYEAERREAKLLRQFSDYLRSKGHEVTRHQILPPGETRPLLTDLYVADLHLLVEAKGSVTRENMRMAIGQLADYNRFVAAERLAILLPSEPRKDLLALAQTQQCAVIWPRRKGYACSESELVL, encoded by the coding sequence ATGGCGGAGGTGGACGTCGCTGCACCCTCGGTTGTCGAGTGGTCTCTCAAGCCGGGCGACGAGATCGAGCGCAAGCAGCTGCATGCCATGTACGGCGGAAGGACGCAGGGCGGTATCGGCCCATCGGCCAAGACACCGAACGTCATGATCTTCACCGACCCGATCGCGGGCGAGAAGCACGGCTACTACGACGGGTGGATGCCGGACGGCTTCTTCCACTACAGCGGAGAGGGTCAGTACGGCGACCAGAGGATGCTGTCCGGCAACGCCAGCATCCTCAACCACAAGGCGGAGGGACGCGCCCTGCGTCTCTTTCAGGGAGCCCGCGGCACCGTCACCTACCTCGGCGAATTCACTGCCGAGGGCTGGTACGAAGCGGACGCCCCGGAAACCGGCGACGGGCCGCTACGCAAGGTCATCGTCTTCCGCCTGAGGCCCCTGGACGCACCCGTCCAGGAGCCGCGCACGAAGCTGGGCCGGCTACTGCGCGGCCAACGCGAGACGGTCACGCAGATCGACATCGAGCGCCAGGAGACCGAGAAGTCGTTCGTCGAGCCGAACCGCGAGCCGTATGAAGCGGAGCGGCGCGAGGCGAAGCTCCTGCGCCAGTTCAGTGACTACCTGCGCTCCAAGGGCCACGAGGTCACCCGCCACCAGATCCTTCCTCCCGGCGAGACCCGCCCCCTACTGACCGACCTCTACGTGGCCGACCTGCACCTGCTCGTCGAAGCAAAGGGGAGCGTTACGCGGGAGAACATGCGCATGGCGATCGGACAGCTCGCGGACTACAACCGCTTCGTGGCAGCTGAGCGCCTGGCCATCCTGCTGCCGAGCGAACCCCGCAAGGACCTCCTGGCCCTCGCCCAAACCCAACAGTGTGCGGTCATCTGGCCACGACGCAAGGGGTACGCCTGCTCCGAATCGGAGCTCGTGCTGTAA
- a CDS encoding GNAT family N-acetyltransferase, protein MTMPMPPPAIRAAIPEDLLLLPAVEEAADAPFAALGIGPLPPPGGVDELRAARHVLVAGRPPIGFARLEEVDGVAHLEQLSVHADHHRRGVGSALLRAACATAAGEGHRAITLITYRDVPWNAPFYARHGFEPVPEEELTPGLRELRRHEGELGLDRFGARVVMRAVLPG, encoded by the coding sequence ATGACGATGCCGATGCCGCCTCCCGCGATCCGTGCGGCGATCCCTGAGGACCTGCTGCTCCTGCCGGCGGTGGAGGAGGCCGCCGACGCGCCGTTCGCCGCGCTCGGCATCGGGCCGCTGCCGCCTCCGGGGGGCGTCGACGAGCTGCGCGCGGCCCGGCACGTGCTGGTGGCGGGCCGGCCGCCGATCGGGTTCGCCCGCCTGGAGGAGGTGGACGGGGTGGCCCACCTGGAGCAGCTCTCCGTCCACGCGGACCATCACCGGCGTGGGGTGGGGAGTGCTCTGCTGCGCGCGGCCTGTGCCACGGCGGCGGGCGAGGGGCACCGGGCGATCACGCTGATCACCTACCGGGACGTCCCCTGGAACGCGCCCTTCTACGCCCGGCACGGCTTCGAGCCGGTGCCGGAGGAGGAGCTGACCCCCGGGCTTCGGGAGCTCCGCCGCCATGAGGGGGAACTGGGGCTCGACCGCTTCGGCGCCCGGGTGGTGATGCGCGCCGTTCTGCCGGGGTGA
- a CDS encoding NACHT domain-containing protein, translating into MESGSDHARVWRVRRTGLDVPASLLTALGALFLLALAVLAAVTVLGGPPRTGVGRLFVEAEDRCEAHGLSCALLSSIVMPSLTLALATVAYLLFRFTRVRGAYRRKAYRQPRELVETAGGIFGDVVGRDQLCSVLMEDLRVRRFRRAHVVVGGVGAGKTALMVLLTERLARRHAIPVPLRLRDADRRLDFGQLAFERFCREVQGELRSSAEGEKVWRRLRQQDRIVVLADGLEEALLGEDLAEERDTVIRLAIRRANEERLPLIIASRPHEPLRAMEASLTVLEPLSEEAALSYIGRTGRRSDRQRLDWIVETASIAEAPTYLQIARELHQEGLLEHAVTGSEGEAVETRGGDRAALRFHLLDSWISALISGRFHPELSLSQRERQVAVDYLSALACVGLGADSSEVRFADVVGEQRAPEPPFPEVCRELARRIRGSRMDIRLAATWGMRVGLVEVHGDRVRFQHSVMQAHLGARFMNAVIRPGVGAAEGVGGQGWAAVERTFFPGALEEPGRELLIAMVLHSRTPEGACTHGEAGGVPGAGAEEVWCPVAASRDLLLEAARQTREPPADSAGRRTPGPAACAAEADALPLGRGSPTKVLELYTAALEIDSVDAHPRQHAIAMELCAYWPDLRAGDPHTLYAGKARLVARFGEAMRVVDRAGSVKPAYLALFEIGCLEPSYAIRTAIAQEIGAGGDAAFAALRPRLRGPALVHDRPMEREPDWREKVWEGQQPDGAEATGEGAEAAEAAGDAGDGGEATEEGGEARRSGAAEEIGGTGGAAGTAGAAGRAVGAGGGARPGAVAPVARLRDDRARRADRAWRETLRDRAEREAEERMLRDNTMCAWLVPLLVGSVSTTRHQDTPYEYLESWVRRVGEQETDPDARLDLSLEAALAQGFKYAANRRHRHPHARPQAREYLAERAWDMMRRTTFWFSRLTLLHALTLWALPDEVQEEPPERGHGSDPAEQVRQWLARPEGVPEHPFVEAAAELAVWALRTRRPERFLWIDESGVAAQVGSQTAPRGEARKHNLWIPPSCGWSALHPQAQQLLADVLLLLNLAERGDRPKERLRCLKHTDRPDLPPCLTRDRDTLDPGRTVVRTAVSHAGSNCRDDCAFELCPYPPRGTEGLRAELSGVFCRSQSALLSRSPFRRRGRWLARADTADLRAFWERMAQRAQDGPRPR; encoded by the coding sequence GTGGAGTCCGGGAGCGACCACGCCCGCGTGTGGCGGGTCCGCCGCACGGGGCTGGACGTTCCCGCGTCGCTGCTCACCGCCCTCGGCGCGCTGTTCCTCCTCGCGCTGGCGGTGCTGGCCGCGGTCACGGTGCTGGGCGGGCCGCCGCGGACGGGGGTCGGGCGGCTGTTTGTCGAGGCGGAGGACCGCTGCGAGGCGCACGGGCTGTCCTGCGCGCTGCTGTCCTCGATCGTGATGCCGTCGCTCACCCTCGCCCTGGCCACCGTCGCCTACCTGCTGTTCCGCTTCACCCGGGTGCGCGGCGCCTACCGGCGGAAGGCGTACCGGCAGCCGCGGGAGCTGGTGGAGACCGCCGGTGGCATCTTCGGGGACGTGGTCGGCCGCGACCAGCTGTGCTCGGTGCTCATGGAGGACCTGCGGGTCCGCCGCTTCCGCCGCGCGCACGTGGTGGTGGGCGGGGTCGGGGCGGGCAAGACCGCCCTGATGGTGTTGCTGACGGAACGGCTCGCCCGGCGGCACGCCATCCCGGTGCCGCTCCGGCTGCGGGACGCCGACCGCCGCCTCGACTTCGGCCAGCTCGCGTTCGAACGCTTCTGCCGCGAGGTGCAGGGCGAGCTGCGTTCCAGCGCCGAGGGAGAGAAGGTGTGGCGGCGGCTGCGCCAGCAGGACCGGATCGTCGTCCTGGCGGACGGCCTGGAGGAGGCGCTGCTCGGCGAGGACCTCGCGGAGGAGCGGGACACCGTCATCCGGCTGGCCATCCGCCGGGCGAACGAGGAGCGGCTGCCGCTGATCATCGCGTCCCGGCCGCACGAGCCGCTGCGGGCCATGGAGGCGTCCCTCACCGTGCTGGAGCCGCTGAGCGAGGAGGCCGCGCTCAGCTACATCGGGCGCACCGGCCGCCGGTCGGACCGGCAGCGGCTGGACTGGATCGTGGAGACGGCCAGCATCGCCGAGGCGCCCACGTATCTGCAGATCGCCCGCGAACTCCATCAGGAAGGGCTGCTGGAGCACGCCGTGACCGGCTCCGAGGGGGAGGCGGTGGAGACCCGCGGCGGGGACCGGGCGGCGCTGCGGTTCCACCTCCTGGACAGCTGGATCAGCGCGTTGATCAGCGGACGCTTCCATCCGGAGCTGTCGCTGAGCCAGCGGGAGCGCCAGGTGGCGGTCGACTACCTGTCCGCGCTGGCCTGCGTCGGGTTGGGCGCGGACTCCTCGGAGGTGCGGTTCGCGGACGTCGTGGGCGAGCAGCGGGCGCCCGAGCCGCCGTTCCCGGAGGTCTGCCGGGAGCTGGCGCGCAGGATCCGGGGCAGCCGGATGGACATCCGGTTGGCAGCGACGTGGGGCATGCGGGTCGGGCTGGTCGAGGTGCACGGGGACCGCGTGCGCTTCCAGCACAGCGTCATGCAGGCGCATCTGGGCGCCCGGTTCATGAACGCCGTCATCCGGCCGGGCGTCGGGGCGGCCGAGGGCGTGGGCGGGCAGGGGTGGGCCGCGGTGGAGCGGACGTTCTTCCCGGGGGCGCTGGAGGAGCCGGGGCGGGAGCTGCTCATCGCCATGGTCCTGCACTCCCGCACCCCCGAGGGGGCCTGCACCCACGGGGAGGCGGGGGGCGTTCCGGGCGCGGGCGCGGAGGAGGTGTGGTGTCCGGTGGCGGCCTCCCGTGACCTGCTGCTGGAGGCCGCCCGCCAGACCCGGGAGCCCCCTGCGGACTCCGCGGGGCGGCGGACGCCGGGGCCCGCCGCCTGCGCGGCCGAGGCGGACGCGCTGCCGCTCGGCCGCGGCTCGCCCACCAAGGTCCTGGAGCTGTACACGGCCGCGCTGGAGATCGACAGCGTGGACGCCCATCCCCGGCAGCACGCGATCGCCATGGAGCTGTGCGCGTACTGGCCGGACCTGCGGGCCGGGGACCCGCACACCCTGTACGCCGGCAAGGCGCGGCTGGTGGCGCGGTTCGGCGAGGCGATGCGCGTGGTCGACCGTGCGGGCAGCGTTAAGCCGGCCTACCTGGCGCTGTTCGAGATCGGCTGCCTGGAGCCCTCCTACGCCATCCGGACGGCGATCGCGCAGGAGATCGGTGCCGGCGGTGACGCCGCCTTCGCGGCGCTGCGCCCGCGGCTGCGCGGGCCGGCGCTGGTGCACGACCGGCCGATGGAGCGGGAGCCGGACTGGCGGGAGAAGGTCTGGGAGGGCCAGCAGCCGGACGGCGCCGAGGCCACCGGGGAAGGCGCCGAGGCCGCCGAGGCCGCCGGGGACGCCGGGGATGGCGGCGAGGCGACGGAGGAGGGCGGTGAGGCCCGGAGGAGCGGAGCGGCGGAGGAGATCGGCGGGACGGGCGGGGCCGCGGGGACGGCCGGGGCCGCGGGGCGGGCCGTGGGGGCCGGCGGCGGTGCGCGGCCCGGGGCGGTCGCCCCGGTGGCGCGGCTCCGCGACGATCGGGCGCGGCGGGCCGACCGGGCGTGGCGGGAGACGCTGCGCGACCGGGCGGAGCGGGAGGCGGAGGAGCGGATGCTGCGCGACAACACGATGTGCGCGTGGCTGGTCCCCCTGCTCGTGGGCTCGGTCAGCACCACCCGCCACCAGGACACCCCGTACGAGTACCTGGAGAGCTGGGTGCGGCGGGTGGGCGAGCAGGAGACGGACCCGGACGCCCGGCTCGACCTGTCCCTGGAGGCCGCCCTTGCGCAGGGGTTCAAGTACGCCGCCAACCGCCGGCACCGGCATCCGCACGCCCGTCCGCAGGCGCGCGAGTACCTGGCCGAGCGGGCGTGGGACATGATGCGGCGCACCACCTTCTGGTTCTCCCGGCTCACCCTGCTGCACGCGCTGACGCTGTGGGCGCTGCCGGACGAGGTGCAGGAGGAGCCGCCGGAGCGCGGGCACGGCTCGGACCCGGCGGAGCAGGTGCGACAGTGGCTGGCGCGGCCGGAGGGAGTGCCGGAGCACCCGTTCGTGGAGGCGGCGGCCGAGCTCGCGGTGTGGGCGCTGCGGACCCGGCGGCCGGAGCGGTTCCTGTGGATCGACGAGAGCGGCGTCGCGGCGCAGGTCGGCTCGCAGACCGCGCCGCGCGGGGAGGCGCGCAAGCACAACCTGTGGATCCCGCCGTCCTGCGGGTGGAGCGCGCTCCACCCGCAGGCGCAGCAGCTGCTGGCGGACGTGCTGCTGCTGCTCAACCTCGCGGAGCGCGGGGACCGGCCGAAGGAGCGGCTGCGGTGCTTGAAGCACACCGACCGGCCGGACCTGCCGCCGTGCCTGACCCGGGACCGCGACACCCTGGATCCCGGCCGGACGGTGGTGCGCACGGCGGTCTCGCACGCGGGGTCGAACTGCCGGGACGACTGCGCCTTCGAGCTGTGCCCGTATCCGCCCCGGGGGACGGAGGGGCTGCGCGCGGAACTCAGCGGGGTGTTCTGCCGGTCGCAGTCCGCGCTGCTGTCCCGGTCGCCGTTCCGCCGTCGGGGGAGGTGGCTGGCCCGGGCGGACACGGCGGACCTGCGCGCGTTCTGGGAGCGGATGGCGCAGCGGGCGCAGGACGGGCCGCGCCCCCGTTAG
- a CDS encoding S8 family serine peptidase — MNQHSAGGSARRERLSMADAGVRKRAEEYTDRFLVLLDPQATDEGMAALRSRAGIARAQRVGGAEAKEAPEALQRGDAVVFDKLGVGVVTAAPDQRQALRTTARDEPAILAAERERVVYASQVTTLPAGATVDYLKGYQEGVEELVNHALRRFEESTVGAARAAAVEEAQATWGLQATRVTESAFSGKGVKVAVLDTGVDVTHPDLADHIGKAISFVPGESVKDVQGHGTHCIGTACGPREPHTLPRYGVAHEAEICAYKVLDDSGSGTDSQILGGIEAAIGHDCRVISMSLGAPTFVGQRFSQVFENVALRALEAGTVIVAAAGNESERPDSIQPVAHPANCPSILAVGALDQNQAVAFFSDAGLNPDGGQVDIAAPGVDVLSAAPQPLMHQRMSGTSMATPHVAGILALIAEAHPQATSAAELKTLLLTKARRLPLASVDVGVGLTQAP, encoded by the coding sequence ATGAACCAGCATTCAGCAGGCGGCTCCGCGCGCCGCGAGCGGCTGTCGATGGCCGACGCGGGGGTCCGCAAGCGCGCCGAGGAGTACACCGACCGCTTCCTGGTGCTCCTGGATCCGCAGGCCACCGACGAGGGCATGGCCGCCCTGCGCTCCCGGGCCGGCATCGCCCGCGCGCAGCGGGTGGGCGGCGCCGAGGCGAAGGAGGCCCCCGAGGCCCTCCAGCGGGGCGACGCCGTGGTGTTCGACAAGCTCGGCGTCGGTGTCGTGACGGCGGCCCCGGACCAGCGCCAGGCGCTGCGGACGACCGCCCGGGACGAGCCGGCCATCCTCGCCGCGGAGCGGGAACGCGTCGTGTACGCCTCGCAGGTCACCACCCTGCCGGCGGGCGCGACGGTCGACTACCTGAAGGGCTACCAGGAGGGCGTCGAGGAACTCGTCAACCACGCGCTGCGGCGCTTCGAGGAGAGCACGGTGGGGGCCGCCCGCGCGGCGGCCGTGGAGGAGGCGCAGGCGACCTGGGGGCTGCAGGCCACCCGGGTGACCGAATCGGCGTTCTCCGGCAAGGGCGTGAAGGTCGCCGTGCTGGACACCGGCGTCGACGTCACCCACCCCGACCTGGCCGACCACATCGGCAAGGCGATCTCCTTCGTTCCCGGGGAGAGCGTCAAGGACGTCCAGGGACACGGCACGCACTGCATCGGCACCGCCTGCGGCCCCAGGGAGCCGCACACGCTGCCGCGCTACGGCGTCGCCCACGAGGCGGAGATCTGCGCCTACAAGGTGCTGGACGACAGCGGCAGCGGCACCGACTCGCAGATCCTCGGCGGCATCGAGGCCGCGATCGGGCACGACTGCCGGGTGATCTCCATGTCGCTCGGCGCCCCGACCTTCGTCGGGCAGCGGTTCTCCCAGGTGTTCGAGAACGTCGCGCTGCGGGCCCTCGAGGCCGGCACGGTGATCGTCGCCGCGGCGGGCAACGAGAGCGAGCGGCCCGACTCGATCCAGCCGGTGGCCCACCCCGCCAACTGCCCGTCGATCCTCGCCGTCGGGGCGCTCGACCAGAACCAGGCCGTGGCGTTCTTCTCCGACGCCGGGCTGAACCCCGACGGCGGCCAGGTCGACATCGCCGCCCCCGGCGTCGACGTGCTCTCCGCGGCGCCCCAGCCGCTCATGCACCAGCGGATGTCCGGCACCAGCATGGCCACGCCCCACGTCGCCGGCATCCTCGCCCTGATCGCCGAGGCGCACCCGCAGGCCACCTCCGCCGCCGAGCTGAAGACGCTGCTGCTCACCAAGGCCCGGCGGCTGCCGCTGGCCTCCGTGGACGTCGGCGTCGGCCTCACCCAGGCCCCGTGA
- a CDS encoding cold-shock protein, with the protein MPTGKVKWFSSEKGFGFLSRDDGGDVFVHSSVLPEGVQTLKPGQRVEFGVVAGQRGEQALSLVLLEAPPSVAAAQRRSPDELLPIVQDLTTLLENVARSLQRGRYPDRQAGAKIAGVLRAVADQLDV; encoded by the coding sequence GTGCCCACCGGCAAGGTCAAGTGGTTCAGCAGCGAGAAGGGTTTCGGCTTCCTCTCCCGCGACGACGGCGGCGACGTCTTCGTGCACTCCTCCGTCCTCCCCGAGGGCGTCCAGACGCTCAAGCCGGGGCAGCGGGTGGAGTTCGGCGTCGTGGCCGGGCAGCGCGGGGAGCAGGCGCTGTCGTTGGTGCTGCTGGAGGCGCCGCCCTCGGTCGCGGCCGCGCAGCGCCGCAGCCCGGACGAGCTGCTGCCGATAGTCCAGGACCTGACCACGCTCCTGGAGAACGTGGCGCGCTCGCTGCAGCGCGGCCGCTACCCGGACCGGCAGGCCGGCGCCAAGATCGCCGGCGTGCTGCGCGCCGTGGCCGACCAGCTCGACGTCTGA